TGTAAATGTAAATTCACTTGCAACAGGTGACTTCTGCAATTCCACCCCAATCTGGAGCAACCACAAAAACTCCCTTAAAGAAACCATCTGCTGGCCAGAAGAAACCACTTGATGCACTAGGTTCATCTCCACCCATGTCCAGGTTAACCTCGTACTCTTTTAAATGAGACATGGAGCGTGCCTAGAACTATATAAGTTGTAAATTCTTTGATTATGCCCTCAGCAAAAAACAGAAGACTGCTGGTGCTTTTCTTGATCAAAGCATCGAACAGCTAAATGATGTTACTGCTGTTAGTGGAGTTAATTTAAGGGTATGGACCTGGTTTTGTGCTTAATTTATGGATAGATAGTAGCTTTTGAAAAGTTTATAATGATATGATGCCACCAAATTTATATTTAGAGTATTTCTGATTATTCAATAGGAAGAGGAAGAGCAGTTATTATCAGGTCTGAAAGAGGATAgtcgagcttcagaagcaactcGAAGGgttgtacaagaagaagaagacaggTTGATATTGCAGAAGGCCCCCCTTCAGAAAAAGCTATCAGATATCAGTTACTACCCTCTTCTACCTGATGAAATAAATGTTTCTTtccctttatttatttatttttaaacctTAGGAAGACATTTTGGTCTGACACTTCTAATCTGTGGTGTTTGTTGCAGTGTTGAAATGTGGTTTGAAGACTATTGGTGGTGATGTGGAGCGTTGTCTATCAATggtaatatatatttatatcatGTGCTTCATCTTGTCGGTAATTTATTTACTTAATAATCCACAATATTTGTCAGTGTGTCGAGGAGCGtttgaaaggtttgatatcttatcTGATAAGACTGTCAAAACAGGTTAGTATAATAATGGGCGTGTATGGTTTTATTTACAATTCCCACTACCCTTTGATTGTTATCCCTCTCCCAGAGGGTTGATATTGAAAAATCTAGGCATCAATTTGTCATCACATCGGATGTTCGACGCCAGATTTTTTCAATGAATCAGAAAGCCAAGGAAGAGTGGGACAAGAAGCAGGCTGAAGAGACTGAAAAACATAGGAAAGTAACTGAAGTGAGTATATAAATGGTTCCTCTTTGCTAGTAAATTATCGGTTTGCTTCTCAATTGTTGATACTATGTTATTGGTATATATCACCTCTAATTTAATGTACATGATTTCACTGCTCTGTTAATTCTTGTGTGTAGTGCTTGAAGGCTAAATTAGAATGAAATTTGATATAAGAATCAAGTTCACAACCACATGGTTAAAATGTGAGTTCATATGTAGGTTAGAATAGAACATACCGAAAGGGGTGCCAATTCATGTTTATTAGGCTGATAAAGCTTGTGAGATGTACAATACCAAGATTAGTAAGAGTTTACGAAGTGACTGAAAAGTGAGTGGGCAATTGTGATGAACTTGTGCTAGTGCCTGCTAGTGTCATATATGCTCTTTTTCGGGGGAAATGGCATTTGTGCTCTTTGAATATATCATTATGTATATTTGTCCTTCTTCATcgcattttgaaaaattaaataaaataaaacaagaattttCTCCTTCATTACTCATTCAAGACATCAAGGCAATTATATCCATCATTTATCATCGAAAGAAAAAAGACAATAGCACTCCTATTCATGATTTTTCATCCAAATTTTAAAATGTTGAGCTATTCTTCTTATTCAAAGCATCATCCTAAAACTTGAATTAAATAGAATAATATTACAATTTTACATAAAAGATACAAAATTTCAAGATACCTGAAAATGGTGAGTTTGTATGTTGCAAGAAATTGAAATGTCAATTCATAAGTAGTAAGAGTAGAAGATACTTTTATTTATTAGGTGTACCAAGTAATAACAAGCCTAAAGATTATGCCACATGGCATTttgagaaaggaaaaaaaaatcataaattgcaAGTTTAGATTAATTTGAAGATGATGAATGGATGGGCGTTTATTTTAGTATATAAAAGGACAATCACTTTCACGTAGATTGAAATGATGATCAGATGGTAATAGTTTGTGATATTCATTATTGTATCTCATCAAATTGTTAAAATGTTAGTAATCTTGAAAACATATTGGTATGCTTATGCACAATATTCACATGAACTTATGTACATATGCTAATCATCATGAAAACATTTGAGTAAATAAATTCAAGCTATTTGGGTTACTTATTCTACTAGTATGCTCATCATAATGGAAACAATTTCTCTATGATTCCTTTAGTTTCTTATATAAGTTATATAAGGCTATGTTTGTCCATCTGTTGTGGTATGAATTTTGTTCATTTGCATTCTTTTTAGTATTGAAATTTGATAATATTCATTTATTAGGATATAGTCCATAGTTGTGAAAAGCACGAGCTTGGCTGCGCCTAGGCGCAAAGGCACAGCCAAGTGTGCCATTTGCGCCTAACCTCAAGCACAATACTTGAATGAAGCACACTTAAGCATGCACCTTTTGAGAGGTTAAGGCACACTTAAGGCACGATTTTCCTCGCTTtattgaagttttaattttttttttaaaaaaaagtctaaCTCATACCTTTAAATACCTTTTAAATTAATTAGGATGCATTAACTTGCATGCGTGCAACACATTTTTCTTACTAGACTCTTCCTTTCCCCTAGAAAATGAACATCAAGCTCTCTTGCAAACTTATTTCATTGATTTTTTCTTGCATGATTCTTCCTCTCCCCTAAAAAATCAGCATCAACCTCCCCTCCATTCCCTTCTCAAACGTGAACTCTTCTCTCGCCTACAACATGAACATCGGTCTTCTAGATTTGGCTACACTTTCTTGTTTTTCTCCTTTTGTTTCGTCATAACggtatttttttttctcacaGATTGAAGTTCATAAGTTTTTTAtcggttttgttttttttctgtCACATAATcaaattgtaaattagtttagaatttACATTCTAATGATTTTGTTTTTCCGTTCCTCATAAATTtaaattgtaaattagtttaaaattttcattcatttggatttttctttaatttgaaatttgattttgattatgaagataaattattttaatatttgaatgttagtgaattttatatttacattattgtttaatagtttgtgaaatatttgaattttgttatatatgtttgaattattaaaaatttatttccaaaGTGTAAGGCGTGTGTCTCATCTTGCACCTCAGGCCCCACAGCACCTATGTCCTTTTGAGCGCCTCATGCCTAAAAGAACTATGATATAGTCTGATTATTTGACCTAAAATTTATTCGTTAAGCTTTCTTGTATCCTATTAGATAGGGCTATCACATGCAGCCATCTCAGCTATTTACAGGTTGAAATATGTGAATCAAGCACTGCTACATGTATATAGCTATTGGCATCTGACTTTCTTCCTCAATTGTTTGGCCTGAGATGTAAATCTAAAGAGATTTCCTTAATCAATTTTCTGTTTGATTTGTTGAATTATCCGTTTAGCATATTTTGACATGATGCATGACTTGAGATGGAGACTACAAGTGTACAATAATTTCTAATATATGTAACTGCAGATGGATGGAAACACAGAAGCTGATGCAGACAAGGACAAAGGGGATCGTTCTAAAGCCACGAAGGTATCGTCAATCTTTTGTGGAATTattgtcttcttttctttttccctgTAATTACTTTGTTGTATTGGCAGGTTAACAAAGAAGAAGATGATAAAATGAGAACCACAGCTGCAAATGTTGCAGCTCGAGCCGCTGTTGGTGGAGATGATATGCTGTCAAAGTGGCAGCTCATGGCTGAGCGAGCTCGTCAAAAACATGATGGTCCTGATGGGGCTTCTGCTTCCCAGCTAGGTAAAAGTGCAAACAGTAAATCTTCACTGAACTCTGGAAGAGGTCCCAGAGAAAAGCATGAATCAGATAAGAAAGGCTCTTCCTTGTCAACATCTGGTAAGTCTGTTACCAACATATGACGCTTGATATCTCTGTGTGTGTTCAATCCCAAGTATAAAAATGGTATTAGCAAGTGAGTATGATCTTGTTAGGAACAAAAATGGTCACTTCTTATTCAGATGATTTAAATGTTTCATAAGGTGTCACTCTATGTTGCCCTTGGATTATATTTGAGTGAATTTGTCTGATTCGATCTATTATCTGACTTGCGGAGTATTGAGACTTTTCGTGTCTGCTATCAACTAACCATTATAGTGATGCAGTTTACATATTAGATTCAGTCCGATCCTTTGGTACTCTCCTTATCTGCTTTTGATCTAACACATAAAACAAGAATTACTAGTAAAATTCATTGCAGTTCACTGCATCATATGCAAGAGTTAATATTATATTGAAGCCTGAAATAGCATGATTCATCCTGATCCTTTACTTAAAAATCTGATGTTGCAGGTGGTGCGAGGAGATTTGGGAGGAACAATGCCCTGGCCCATCCAAAAGTTGCACGTAACATCTCTGTTAAAGATGTGATAGCGGCCCTTGAGAGGGAGCCACAGATGTCGAAATCATCTTTGATTTACCGCCTGTATGAGAGATCGCCCAGCGATTCTCCGGCAGAATAGTTAAGGGTGAACTTCATCTCTATTAAACATGTGATCAGCCGTCCTTGAGAGGAAACCAGGATACCGAAATCATCGCCTGTACGATAGATCATCCAGTGATTCTGCAACCGAACAGTCTAGGGAGAGCTTGATCTCTGTTCAATGATGTTTTAATGTATTTTCTGAGTACAAAAGTTTCTGCAACAATTAATTGTGGTTATTTAAATTATCGAACTCTGGACGATACACTGACACTGAAGGCCTGTATTTAATGGAAAATGAAGAGCAATTCTGCATTACAAGTGTAGTTAGAATTTGTATTGATGATTAAATTCTGTAATCTGCGGTTTTGTTGTATAGGTGCTCTACCAAACTTCTAGGAAACGTCGTTAATTATTTCAGGGAGTAAATTTAAAAATGAGATATTAAATTTATTACAAAAGTAATTCTTGGATAGCTACTAGGCTCAATTAAAGACATTATTATCTCATAATTTAGTCAAAACAAGGATCCAATCAACAAAACTTAATACTTTACTATCAACAATATAAAATTATAGATTTTGAAGTATGAACCATTGTGGTAAAAAAAGATGAATATGTTCGTCCCCAGTATTTCCATTAATCTATCTCAGgaccaatacggaggaggtaaatcacggacggctactagcctttggaatagtgactaatacataagggaggtatttatctcaACTTTGTCAAAATTTGAACTCCAGACCTCATTGTGATAACACCATATctcatgcgctagtcactagaCCCATTCGAGGGGACAATATAAAACTTATTCCTTTACTATCAACGATATAAAATTATAGATTTTGAAGTACGAACCATGAACCATGTTCAAGAACTTATCTTGCCACATCGTGGCTGCAAAGTTCCTTTCCACAATGGCACAAAAGTCCAAAGTGAGCACTAcaggcatgatgaagaaaagctACATTTTCTTATAATTAATGCCTCCATCTAGATTTCTAATCaacaataaacaaaataaaaataatcataCATTCATATAATATTATAACGCCTCCATCTCTAATCAACAAAGGTCAAAAAAAAAAGATTCAtacataaatataatataatatatatacatgccTATGGCCATCCATTTCATATttaagagaaaattaatgatggaAGGTACgtgatatattttaatttaatcttatTACAGTAGAAAAAGAGATGCCTTAAGTTAAGTGGCATTAATACGACAAAATATTACAGGCTTTTCTTTCTGAGCATGAATTCATTTCAGGTGGCCTCTCTTCAAGAAGATCATTTTATACCTTTAAGCATCCAACTGCAATAATATATATGTTAGATTTGAAAAAGATCGATCAAATCTATACTTTCTAAttgaaattatatattttttttgtaatgTTGGTTGATTAATTATATTTAGTCTTTTTTCTCTAAAGTTAGGCAGGAGGCTGAAGATTAAATCTTTAGTGCTTAATTTTATCTTTATAGAAcactatatataattttaaatgtaTGTAGTGAACCACAATTGATCTCAATAATTGTTCAAACTTTACAACACTTCATAGTACAAAGACACAAATAGTAGGATatttacatatatatacatggataCTACAATAAAAAAACAATCATTTTTTTTGTCATTATTACTTATTTTTCGATCCTTTTATGAGTGTCCTTAAAATGGTGCTAAAAGGAGTTATTGAAGTGGCATCATGAATATGTTTTAAGTATTGAGATATAGTTGAAATGTAATAATAGATAGATAATGAATGATAGGACATCATATTTGTCATTAATATCAATGATATTAGATTATGAATAATATCATGTCCTATAATTAATTGAGGCTCTTAGATTATTAAAATATTGATTTCCGCGATTTGTACAATGAGATATGAATGAGATTCAAGTGTGGCAAAATTGAATGAGTAATTCATGGTAAATCTTTTGGAGACAAGCAACAAAGACTcatcttctttctattctttCATGAGTTCATTAGAATTGaagattggattttttttttctttcaaaacataGCCCAATTTCAATACATTTCAACTAAATGTATTCTTAATTTGATGATATTTCAATTGGTGTCATCTAATTTTCCActgaaattttaattatttctaattAATCTCTAAAACTCTAATCTTGTTAAACTTCTAATCAATTCAACCTATCTAAAAGATATTACAAATCGGTTAAAAATCTATTATTTAATTCAGATCTTCTCTCCACATCTACACTCTAAGAGTCATGAATTCAATCATGAGAAACTCAATAAGACAACCAACTCTTCTTAACTTAATTCTTCATTGACAAGAAGCCATTTGACTGTATGATTAAACCCTAGATGCAAATATTAAGATCAGTTTCATTAATACGCCAAAATGTTACATGCATTCAACTATATATTAATAAGTTGTCAATGCACTCATCTCCTTTACCCTTAATGCTTCCTCTCCTGCCAAGCCATGCTTCCTCTTCAATCGCGAGCAAGCCTCCACAACCTACAAGTTTGTTATTGACATCTGTATATCTGCATATACTTCCCTCTATATCTGTGGAGTCGACACTAAGAAACCGTTAATATAGCGGATCTACATTTTATTATTGCAGCCttttaactaaattaattaaatccaaTATATTTCATTGATTAATTAACGTGATTATAGTTGTAAATTAATGGAATTATTATTGTACCTGAtgtagaggaagaaggagaagggcagttcatcgtcttcttcttcttgttcgtGTCGTCGGCTAATCCAGCAAAGAGACCGGCAGCGTTCATCTGCTTGTTGATCATGCGAGCTGCGTAGTAAGGGATCGTAATGGCGTTGCAGTCGTAATTCGATCTCcattgctgttgttgttgttgttttttcttcttcttctccgtcaTCAGCACATTGACGAACATGATGGTGTCCAACAAGCTCTCCTTCGCCATGCGCTTCATGTCGTACGCCTGCGCCCTCCGCCATAGGCTCCTCGCGTGCCGGTTCGCCGGCCGAGCGAGCGCCAGCGCCCGAGTGGCGTCGCTGATGGCGGCGTCCGCCTCCCGCATCAGCACCCAGCACTGCGCCCTGTTGCTGTACAGCACCACCCTCTCCTTCCTGCTCCTCACCGGGCACACCTCCAGCGCTTCGCCGTACCGGACGACGGCCGCCTCCACGCTCCCGGAGCGGAATTCCTTGTTGCCTCGGCGCTTCTTCGATGAGCTCAGCAGCGACCGCGCTGCGATCTCTTCTTCCGACATGCGCGATTCTCTGTTTTTCCTCTCCACTTTTAGCTCCCACAGGAACTTGATGGCGCGCTCGGCCGCCGTTTCTCCGGCCATCTTCGTCGCGTCGTAATCCAGAAGCAGCGTCGTCGTTATGGCGTCTCCGATTCGTTTCCTGGCGCCCAAGGTTTCCAGCTCCGCCAAATCGACGAGACAGGGGGCGGCGATCTCCAAGGCCACGCGTCGAGTCTTCCGGTCGTCCAGCAGCAAGAGGAGGCAATCGACGCCCATGTACTGCCAGTCGTCGGAGGATCTCGCGAGGTTGCACAAGCTCTCCATCGCTTCCGCGCTTCGCGCCACCGCCGCCCGCCCCTCTGCACTGCGGCAGAGTATTCTCATCAGCCCGACTCCGGCAGGGGAGTCGCCGTTGGCCAGACCTCCCCACATCCCGCTCAACTCCCTCACGAATCCGGCTTCCCGGCGGAGGATCAAACGCCTGCACGGCGTGTCCCTGTGCGCCAAGCAGCAGAGCAAATAGAGCGACCAGCACTGGAGCTGGCTCGCCCACTCCTCCGCTCGCCGGACCTCCGCCTCCGGCCCCCCGAGCCCCCGCGTCAGCAGATCGCGGTGGTACTCCACCCGGTCCCCAGGCTCCGCCGCCACTAACTCGCTGTGCACCCTCGCGAGGCAGGTGGAGGCGGCGCGCATGGCCAGCTCCACCACCTCCTCGCGGCGGCGCGCCACGGCCGGGAAGGTGACGTCGTAGCTGGCCAGGTGACCGAGTGCCCGGACGGCGACGCGCTGCTCCACCCAGGTGATGCTCCCGCGGAGGAGGTCTAGGAGCGGCTG
This DNA window, taken from Zingiber officinale cultivar Zhangliang unplaced genomic scaffold, Zo_v1.1 ctg30, whole genome shotgun sequence, encodes the following:
- the LOC122037375 gene encoding transcription initiation factor TFIID subunit 4b-like encodes the protein LQQVTSAIPPQSGATTKTPLKKPSAGQKKPLDALGSSPPMSSKKQKTAGAFLDQSIEQLNDVTAVSGVNLREEEEQLLSGLKEDSRASEATRRVVQEEEDRLILQKAPLQKKLSDIMLKCGLKTIGGDVERCLSMCVEERLKGLISYLIRLSKQRVDIEKSRHQFVITSDVRRQIFSMNQKAKEEWDKKQAEETEKHRKVTEMDGNTEADADKDKGDRSKATKVNKEEDDKMRTTAANVAARAAVGGDDMLSKWQLMAERARQKHDGPDGASASQLGKSANSKSSLNSGRGPREKHESDKKGSSLSTSGGARRFGRNNALAHPKVARNISVKDVIAALEREPQMSKSSLIYRLYERSPSDSPAE
- the LOC122037357 gene encoding uncharacterized protein LOC122037357 gives rise to the protein MEIMTGSSRSNNKLMKEEEEEETAEVSGTICCFFCAMKDRNPCRRRSALAGFFDNMPRRDDEADVLVLSALWNIAMTRPDDPELPSLGALRCMSLLIAKAVADPAWLRCHQNVYIPYYAAHVLGSYTIRLPELAALAVDAGAVQPLLDLLRGSITWVEQRVAVRALGHLASYDVTFPAVARRREEVVELAMRAASTCLARVHSELVAAEPGDRVEYHRDLLTRGLGGPEAEVRRAEEWASQLQCWSLYLLCCLAHRDTPCRRLILRREAGFVRELSGMWGGLANGDSPAGVGLMRILCRSAEGRAAVARSAEAMESLCNLARSSDDWQYMGVDCLLLLLDDRKTRRVALEIAAPCLVDLAELETLGARKRIGDAITTTLLLDYDATKMAGETAAERAIKFLWELKVERKNRESRMSEEEIAARSLLSSSKKRRGNKEFRSGSVEAAVVRYGEALEVCPVRSRKERVVLYSNRAQCWVLMREADAAISDATRALALARPANRHARSLWRRAQAYDMKRMAKESLLDTIMFVNVLMTEKKKKKQQQQQQWRSNYDCNAITIPYYAARMINKQMNAAGLFAGLADDTNKKKKTMNCPSPSSSTSDIEGSICRYTDVNNKLVGCGGLLAIEEEAWLGRRGSIKGKGDECIDNLLIYS